The following coding sequences are from one Negativicutes bacterium window:
- a CDS encoding flagellar assembly protein FliW, translated as MMNIKTTRFGEIEINDDKIIEFEQGIPGFDEEKQFVIIPYDEKSPFLFMQSVKQEDLAFLIINPFLIFADYEFEIDDASIEDLTVKQSEDLLIYTIITMNEGDIKQMTTNLVAPIVINKENNKAKQVVLEKSKYNTKHKVFE; from the coding sequence ATTATGAATATTAAAACCACGAGATTTGGCGAAATTGAAATAAATGACGATAAGATAATTGAATTTGAACAAGGGATACCGGGGTTTGACGAAGAAAAACAGTTTGTAATCATTCCTTATGATGAAAAAAGTCCATTTTTATTTATGCAATCTGTAAAACAGGAAGATTTGGCGTTTTTAATAATAAATCCGTTTCTTATTTTTGCCGATTATGAATTTGAAATTGATGATGCATCAATCGAAGATTTAACTGTAAAACAAAGTGAAGACTTGCTAATTTATACGATTATCACAATGAACGAAGGTGATATCAAACAAATGACAACAAATTTAGTTGCTCCTATCGTAATCAATAAAGAAAATAACAAAGCAAAACAAGTTGTGCTTGAAAAAAGTAAATACAATACCAAGCACAAGGTGTTTGAATAG
- the csrA gene encoding carbon storage regulator CsrA, translating into MLVLSRKIGQQIMIGQDITIKIVDVQGENVRIAIEAPKEIKIYRGEIYKAIVEENKQAINNVAAVDLSNITFK; encoded by the coding sequence ATGTTAGTTTTAAGTCGAAAAATAGGACAACAAATTATGATAGGGCAAGATATCACCATAAAAATAGTAGACGTGCAAGGTGAAAATGTGCGAATTGCCATTGAGGCACCAAAGGAAATTAAAATTTATCGAGGCGAAATTTATAAAGCGATTGTTGAAGAAAACAAACAAGCTATCAATAATGTAGCAGCAGTAGATTTATCAAACATTACTTTTAAATAA